The Hirundo rustica isolate bHirRus1 chromosome 29, bHirRus1.pri.v3, whole genome shotgun sequence genome window below encodes:
- the LOC120764230 gene encoding ras-related protein Rab-11A-like: MRGKDDEYDYLFKVVLIGDSGVGKSNLLSRFTRNEFNLESKSTIGVEFATRSIQVDNKTVKAQIWDTAGQERYRAITSAYYRGAVGALLVYDIAKYLTYENAERWLKELQDHADANIVIMLVGNKSDLRHLRAVPTDEARGFAEKNGLSFLETSALDSTNVETAFHNILSEIYRIVSQRQIAGQPESEFGPSTTIEPIRVLPTQQESRQAPCCQNI, from the exons TTGTGCTCATCGGAGACTCAGGGGTAGGGAAGAGCAACCTGCTCTCACGCTTCACCCGCAACGAGTTCAACCTGGAGAGCAAGAGTACCATCGGGGTGGAGTTTGCCACGAGGAGCATCCAGGTGGACAACAAGACGGTGAAGGCTCAGATCTGGGACACGGCCGGGCAGGAGCGGTACCGGGCCATCACCTCAGC GTACTACCGGGGGGCGGTGGGAGCCCTGCTGGTCTACGACATTGCCAAGTACCTGACGTACGAGAACGCAGAGCGctggctgaaggagctgcaggaccaCGCTGACGCCAACATCGTCATCATGCTGGTGGGCAACAAGAGCGACCTGCGCCACCTGCGGGCTGTGCCCACCGACGAGGCCAGGGGCTTCGCAG AGAAGAACGGGCTGTCCTTCCTTGAGACGTCTGCTCTGGATTCCACCAATGTGGAGACAGCTTTCCACAACATCCTCTCGG AGATCTACCGCATCGTGTCCCAGAGGCAGATCGCTGGGCAGCCCGAGTCGGAGTTTGGCCCCTCCACCACCATCGAGCCCATCCGGGTGCTGCCCACGCAGCAGGAGAGCCGGCAGGCGCCCTGCTGCCAGAACATCTGA